The DNA sequence GATGATCATGCTATCCAGAAGGACGACTTTGGCCGCCGTTGCGGCATCCGCTTCGGACACCAGCGGGTCGTAGGTGATGGCACCAGAAAGGAAATGCATCCCCAGGTTGAGACCTACACTAAACTTGAGCAGGTCTTGTATTTCTTCATCTGGCTCCGTCTGACTGAAGGAGTTATCCAGGTTCATAAACACCAGTTCGGGCACCTTCAAACCCATCGCCCGGGCAAGCTCTCCACCAATAAACTCGGCCACCAGGGCTTTCTTGCCCTGCCCTGCTCCACGAAATTTCAGGACGTAGAGAAAATCATCGTCCGCCTTGACAATAGCAGGCAGTGAGCCCCCTTCTCGCAGCGGCTGCAAGTATTGGACGACATCGACCGTGCGGATTTCTAGCTTTTTCATAGTCGCTAAGATAGAAAAAGATGTGGGGTGTTTTGTTTCATGTATCCAATGCCTTTTTTGCCTCAAAAAACCAGCCCTCCAAATACCTCCTGCCACGGATCGCGGGCCAGCAAGGTATAAAAGAAAAACCCTCCTACTAAGTTGGTTCTTGGCCTAATATAGCGGATTTTGTTATTTTGTGTGATGACAGATCACGAATTATTCGCAGCAGCATTATCTCTGATGGAAGTGCTCTTTATGTTGCCAAATAAGAGGATCGTCTTCATTCCTTAAAAGCAGACGGTACAGAAGAAATATTGACCATACAAGACCGAGGAAATCGCCCCTTTGTCTCTCAAAAAAAGACTAACTTCACCTACCGCTTGACCAGAATTTCTTGAAAACTACTTGCGCATTTTCTGACCATTTGTCCAACCACTTGCTTATCAAACAGTAATATTATGAAGGTTTTATTTCGTTCTACTGTGCTGCTACTGCTGCTTGGCCTTTCTGGCTACACGGCGGCTCAAGCAGATGGCTCATCACGTCCATGGGCTGCTTTCTCGAAGGAGGTTTCGGTGGCTACCGGTATCAGTGGGTTCGGCACTTCCCAATCGTTGTGGGGCTATTCAGAGCATGCCGTCACCAAAAGCAGGTTTGTCAATATCGACATGGGCATGTCTTATCCCATCAAAGGGCGTT is a window from the Lewinella sp. LCG006 genome containing:
- a CDS encoding HipA family kinase, yielding MKKLEIRTVDVVQYLQPLREGGSLPAIVKADDDFLYVLKFRGAGQGKKALVAEFIGGELARAMGLKVPELVFMNLDNSFSQTEPDEEIQDLLKFSVGLNLGMHFLSGAITYDPLVSEADAATAAKVVLLDSMIINIDRTPKNTNLLNWNKELWLIDHGASLYFHHNWGSWENHLNRTFPNIKDHVLLARATNLSEAAAEIQSLVNEQVITEIIANIPEDWLEEEGSGLLPAEKRVAYAAYLNSRIAKLDALAKEAADAQ